One Sparus aurata chromosome 5, fSpaAur1.1, whole genome shotgun sequence genomic window carries:
- the chfr gene encoding E3 ubiquitin-protein ligase CHFR isoform X1 produces MDSYKRGRPWGKLVKVDSSETVLLFNRECTVGRKKGCYLSFPANKLVSGEHCKIVQDEGSGLAWLEDMSTNGTVINMSKLVKKQTHMLQNGDVIYFVYRKSEPEQNIAYVYHSIKTEQAISHHSYDMDRLAHSPTPVPHSEMSLSVEPVMLTKAPRDPTQEEPQPSTSASHFCIESPTSCGPMATTACPASGQAKHASTEQEKDVDNMEPESKRRKSDDDKDYNPGLPHTSHTEVVSSTKGSAGSVLSKPPMEGTKTDKMEETLTCVICQDLLHDCVSLQPCMHVFCAACYSGWMERSSLCPTCRCPVERIHKNHILNNLVEAYLIQHPEKCRSEEDLKSMDSRNKITQDMLQPKVERSFSDEEGSSDYLFELSDNDSDSSDISQPLVMCRQCPGYRREISQVLFASGSNFWLPGLPAPPPLPPSPKPATDEESASAKATGEQPSTSSDIPSVPHEYRCPPQGCHLICTCCLQPMPDRRAEPNSQQVIAQQCVLCHRPFCHMYWGCQRIGCQGCLARFSELNLTNKCLDGALNNNNYESEVLQNYLTSKGKSWRDLLQEALRSLQQGHYHPTDCRVSADAILCYCCGLRAFKELAYKYRQNIPSSELPAAVISRPDCYWGRNCRTQVKAHHAVKFNHICEQTRFKS; encoded by the exons ATGGACAGTTATAAAAGAGGACGACCGTGGGGAAAGCTGGTCAAAGTGGACTCCAGTGAGACTGTCCTGCTGTTCAACAGGGAATGCACAGTTGGCAGAAAAAAAG gatgtTATCTGTCCTTTCCGGCCAACAAACTGGTATCAGGGGAGCACTGCAAGATTGTGCAGGATGAAGGCTCAGGACTGGCATGGCTGGAAGACATGAG cACTAATGGCACGGTAATCAACATGTCCAAACTGGTCAAGAAGCAAACTCACATGCTGCAGAACGGCGATGTCATCTACTTTGTGTACAGGAAAAGTGAGCCAGAGCAAA ACATTGCCTACGTTTACCACTCAATCAAAACGGAACAGGCTATTTCACATCATAGCTATG ACATGGACAGGTTGGCCCACAGTCCTACACCAGTTCCACATTCAGAGATGTCTCTCTCCGTGGAGCCCGTAATGCTTACAAAGGCTCCTCGTGATCCAACACAGGAGGAACCTCAGCCCTCCACCTCTGCTTCCCACTTCTGCATTGAGAGCCCTACAAGTTGTGGTCCCATGGCAACCACAGCCTGTCCTGCCTCTG GCCAGGCTAAACATGCTTCCACGGAGCAAGAAAAAGACGTAGACAACATGGAGCCAGAGAGCAAGAGGAGAAAATCTGATGATG ACAAAGATTACAATCCGGGTTTGCCACACACCTCTCATACAGAAGTGGTCAGCTCAACTAAGGGAAGTGCTGGGAGTGTTTTGTCTAAACCACCCATGGAAGGGACTAAAACAGACAAGATGGAGGAGACCCTGACGTGTGTTATTTGCCAGGACCTACTGCATGACTGTGTCAG CTTGCAGCCTTGCATGCACGTCTTTTGTGCTGCCTGCTACTCTGGCTGGATGGAGCGCTCTTCTCTTTGCCCCACCTGCCGCTGCCCTGTGGAGAGGATTCATAAGAACCACATCCTCAACAACCTGGTGGAGGCCTACCTCATCCAGCACCCAG AGAAGTGCCGCAGTGAGGAGGACTTAAAGAGCATGGACAGCCGTAACAAGATAACTCAGGACATGTTGCAGCCAAAAGTTGAGCGCTCTTTCTCTGACGAGGAGGGCAGTTCAGATTATCTGTTTGAGCTGTCTGACAATGACAGTGACTCCTCAGACATTAG tcAGCCTCTAGTGATGTGCAGACAGTGTCCTGGCTACAGGAGGGAGATCAGTCAAGTGCTGTTTGCCTCAGGTTCTAACTTCTGGCTCCCTGGTCTGCCAGCTCCCCCGCCTCTGCCTCCTTCACCCAAACCAGCAACTGACGAGGAATCTGCATCTGCAAAGGCCACAGGGGAGCAGCCCTCAACATCCTCTGATATCCCCTCAG TTCCTCACGAGTACCGCTGCCCCCCTCAGGGCTGCCATCTCATCTGCACCTGCTGCCTCCAACCAATGCCAGACAGACGTGCTGAGCCAAACAGCCAGCAGGTTATTGCTCAGCAAT GTGTGCTGTGCCATCGACCCTTCTGTCACATGTACTGGGGTTGCCAGAGGATTGGCTGTCAAGGCTGTCTGGCTCGATTCAGTG agcTCAATCTGACGAACAAGTGCCTGGATGGTGCgctgaacaacaacaactatgAATCAGAGGTTCTCCAG AACTACCTGACCTCCAAGGGGAAGTCATGGAGAGATCTGCTCCAGGAGGCTTTGCGGAGCTTACAGCAGGGACACTACCATCCGACAG ATTGTCGTGTCTCTGCTGATGCCATCTTGTGCTACTGCTGTGGCCTGCGAGCATTCAAAGAGCTCGCCTACAAGTACAGACAGAACATCCCTTCATCTGAACTGCCAG CTGCTGTAATATCTCGTCCTGACTGTTACTGGGGACGCAACTGTCGCACGCAGGTGAAGGCACATCATGCAGT GAAATTCAACCACATATGTGAGCAGACGCGGTTCAAGAGCTGA
- the chfr gene encoding E3 ubiquitin-protein ligase CHFR isoform X2 → MDSYKRGRPWGKLVKVDSSETVLLFNRECTVGRKKGCYLSFPANKLVSGEHCKIVQDEGSGLAWLEDMSTNGTVINMSKLVKKQTHMLQNGDVIYFVYRKSEPEQNIAYVYHSIKTEQAISHHSYDMDRLAHSPTPVPHSEMSLSVEPVMLTKAPRDPTQEEPQPSTSASHFCIESPTSCGPMATTACPASGQAKHASTEQEKDVDNMEPESKRRKSDDEVVSSTKGSAGSVLSKPPMEGTKTDKMEETLTCVICQDLLHDCVSLQPCMHVFCAACYSGWMERSSLCPTCRCPVERIHKNHILNNLVEAYLIQHPEKCRSEEDLKSMDSRNKITQDMLQPKVERSFSDEEGSSDYLFELSDNDSDSSDISQPLVMCRQCPGYRREISQVLFASGSNFWLPGLPAPPPLPPSPKPATDEESASAKATGEQPSTSSDIPSVPHEYRCPPQGCHLICTCCLQPMPDRRAEPNSQQVIAQQCVLCHRPFCHMYWGCQRIGCQGCLARFSELNLTNKCLDGALNNNNYESEVLQNYLTSKGKSWRDLLQEALRSLQQGHYHPTDCRVSADAILCYCCGLRAFKELAYKYRQNIPSSELPAAVISRPDCYWGRNCRTQVKAHHAVKFNHICEQTRFKS, encoded by the exons ATGGACAGTTATAAAAGAGGACGACCGTGGGGAAAGCTGGTCAAAGTGGACTCCAGTGAGACTGTCCTGCTGTTCAACAGGGAATGCACAGTTGGCAGAAAAAAAG gatgtTATCTGTCCTTTCCGGCCAACAAACTGGTATCAGGGGAGCACTGCAAGATTGTGCAGGATGAAGGCTCAGGACTGGCATGGCTGGAAGACATGAG cACTAATGGCACGGTAATCAACATGTCCAAACTGGTCAAGAAGCAAACTCACATGCTGCAGAACGGCGATGTCATCTACTTTGTGTACAGGAAAAGTGAGCCAGAGCAAA ACATTGCCTACGTTTACCACTCAATCAAAACGGAACAGGCTATTTCACATCATAGCTATG ACATGGACAGGTTGGCCCACAGTCCTACACCAGTTCCACATTCAGAGATGTCTCTCTCCGTGGAGCCCGTAATGCTTACAAAGGCTCCTCGTGATCCAACACAGGAGGAACCTCAGCCCTCCACCTCTGCTTCCCACTTCTGCATTGAGAGCCCTACAAGTTGTGGTCCCATGGCAACCACAGCCTGTCCTGCCTCTG GCCAGGCTAAACATGCTTCCACGGAGCAAGAAAAAGACGTAGACAACATGGAGCCAGAGAGCAAGAGGAGAAAATCTGATGATG AAGTGGTCAGCTCAACTAAGGGAAGTGCTGGGAGTGTTTTGTCTAAACCACCCATGGAAGGGACTAAAACAGACAAGATGGAGGAGACCCTGACGTGTGTTATTTGCCAGGACCTACTGCATGACTGTGTCAG CTTGCAGCCTTGCATGCACGTCTTTTGTGCTGCCTGCTACTCTGGCTGGATGGAGCGCTCTTCTCTTTGCCCCACCTGCCGCTGCCCTGTGGAGAGGATTCATAAGAACCACATCCTCAACAACCTGGTGGAGGCCTACCTCATCCAGCACCCAG AGAAGTGCCGCAGTGAGGAGGACTTAAAGAGCATGGACAGCCGTAACAAGATAACTCAGGACATGTTGCAGCCAAAAGTTGAGCGCTCTTTCTCTGACGAGGAGGGCAGTTCAGATTATCTGTTTGAGCTGTCTGACAATGACAGTGACTCCTCAGACATTAG tcAGCCTCTAGTGATGTGCAGACAGTGTCCTGGCTACAGGAGGGAGATCAGTCAAGTGCTGTTTGCCTCAGGTTCTAACTTCTGGCTCCCTGGTCTGCCAGCTCCCCCGCCTCTGCCTCCTTCACCCAAACCAGCAACTGACGAGGAATCTGCATCTGCAAAGGCCACAGGGGAGCAGCCCTCAACATCCTCTGATATCCCCTCAG TTCCTCACGAGTACCGCTGCCCCCCTCAGGGCTGCCATCTCATCTGCACCTGCTGCCTCCAACCAATGCCAGACAGACGTGCTGAGCCAAACAGCCAGCAGGTTATTGCTCAGCAAT GTGTGCTGTGCCATCGACCCTTCTGTCACATGTACTGGGGTTGCCAGAGGATTGGCTGTCAAGGCTGTCTGGCTCGATTCAGTG agcTCAATCTGACGAACAAGTGCCTGGATGGTGCgctgaacaacaacaactatgAATCAGAGGTTCTCCAG AACTACCTGACCTCCAAGGGGAAGTCATGGAGAGATCTGCTCCAGGAGGCTTTGCGGAGCTTACAGCAGGGACACTACCATCCGACAG ATTGTCGTGTCTCTGCTGATGCCATCTTGTGCTACTGCTGTGGCCTGCGAGCATTCAAAGAGCTCGCCTACAAGTACAGACAGAACATCCCTTCATCTGAACTGCCAG CTGCTGTAATATCTCGTCCTGACTGTTACTGGGGACGCAACTGTCGCACGCAGGTGAAGGCACATCATGCAGT GAAATTCAACCACATATGTGAGCAGACGCGGTTCAAGAGCTGA
- the chfr gene encoding E3 ubiquitin-protein ligase CHFR isoform X3 encodes MSTNGTVINMSKLVKKQTHMLQNGDVIYFVYRKSEPEQNIAYVYHSIKTEQAISHHSYDMDRLAHSPTPVPHSEMSLSVEPVMLTKAPRDPTQEEPQPSTSASHFCIESPTSCGPMATTACPASGQAKHASTEQEKDVDNMEPESKRRKSDDDKDYNPGLPHTSHTEVVSSTKGSAGSVLSKPPMEGTKTDKMEETLTCVICQDLLHDCVSLQPCMHVFCAACYSGWMERSSLCPTCRCPVERIHKNHILNNLVEAYLIQHPEKCRSEEDLKSMDSRNKITQDMLQPKVERSFSDEEGSSDYLFELSDNDSDSSDISQPLVMCRQCPGYRREISQVLFASGSNFWLPGLPAPPPLPPSPKPATDEESASAKATGEQPSTSSDIPSVPHEYRCPPQGCHLICTCCLQPMPDRRAEPNSQQVIAQQCVLCHRPFCHMYWGCQRIGCQGCLARFSELNLTNKCLDGALNNNNYESEVLQNYLTSKGKSWRDLLQEALRSLQQGHYHPTDCRVSADAILCYCCGLRAFKELAYKYRQNIPSSELPAAVISRPDCYWGRNCRTQVKAHHAVKFNHICEQTRFKS; translated from the exons ATGAG cACTAATGGCACGGTAATCAACATGTCCAAACTGGTCAAGAAGCAAACTCACATGCTGCAGAACGGCGATGTCATCTACTTTGTGTACAGGAAAAGTGAGCCAGAGCAAA ACATTGCCTACGTTTACCACTCAATCAAAACGGAACAGGCTATTTCACATCATAGCTATG ACATGGACAGGTTGGCCCACAGTCCTACACCAGTTCCACATTCAGAGATGTCTCTCTCCGTGGAGCCCGTAATGCTTACAAAGGCTCCTCGTGATCCAACACAGGAGGAACCTCAGCCCTCCACCTCTGCTTCCCACTTCTGCATTGAGAGCCCTACAAGTTGTGGTCCCATGGCAACCACAGCCTGTCCTGCCTCTG GCCAGGCTAAACATGCTTCCACGGAGCAAGAAAAAGACGTAGACAACATGGAGCCAGAGAGCAAGAGGAGAAAATCTGATGATG ACAAAGATTACAATCCGGGTTTGCCACACACCTCTCATACAGAAGTGGTCAGCTCAACTAAGGGAAGTGCTGGGAGTGTTTTGTCTAAACCACCCATGGAAGGGACTAAAACAGACAAGATGGAGGAGACCCTGACGTGTGTTATTTGCCAGGACCTACTGCATGACTGTGTCAG CTTGCAGCCTTGCATGCACGTCTTTTGTGCTGCCTGCTACTCTGGCTGGATGGAGCGCTCTTCTCTTTGCCCCACCTGCCGCTGCCCTGTGGAGAGGATTCATAAGAACCACATCCTCAACAACCTGGTGGAGGCCTACCTCATCCAGCACCCAG AGAAGTGCCGCAGTGAGGAGGACTTAAAGAGCATGGACAGCCGTAACAAGATAACTCAGGACATGTTGCAGCCAAAAGTTGAGCGCTCTTTCTCTGACGAGGAGGGCAGTTCAGATTATCTGTTTGAGCTGTCTGACAATGACAGTGACTCCTCAGACATTAG tcAGCCTCTAGTGATGTGCAGACAGTGTCCTGGCTACAGGAGGGAGATCAGTCAAGTGCTGTTTGCCTCAGGTTCTAACTTCTGGCTCCCTGGTCTGCCAGCTCCCCCGCCTCTGCCTCCTTCACCCAAACCAGCAACTGACGAGGAATCTGCATCTGCAAAGGCCACAGGGGAGCAGCCCTCAACATCCTCTGATATCCCCTCAG TTCCTCACGAGTACCGCTGCCCCCCTCAGGGCTGCCATCTCATCTGCACCTGCTGCCTCCAACCAATGCCAGACAGACGTGCTGAGCCAAACAGCCAGCAGGTTATTGCTCAGCAAT GTGTGCTGTGCCATCGACCCTTCTGTCACATGTACTGGGGTTGCCAGAGGATTGGCTGTCAAGGCTGTCTGGCTCGATTCAGTG agcTCAATCTGACGAACAAGTGCCTGGATGGTGCgctgaacaacaacaactatgAATCAGAGGTTCTCCAG AACTACCTGACCTCCAAGGGGAAGTCATGGAGAGATCTGCTCCAGGAGGCTTTGCGGAGCTTACAGCAGGGACACTACCATCCGACAG ATTGTCGTGTCTCTGCTGATGCCATCTTGTGCTACTGCTGTGGCCTGCGAGCATTCAAAGAGCTCGCCTACAAGTACAGACAGAACATCCCTTCATCTGAACTGCCAG CTGCTGTAATATCTCGTCCTGACTGTTACTGGGGACGCAACTGTCGCACGCAGGTGAAGGCACATCATGCAGT GAAATTCAACCACATATGTGAGCAGACGCGGTTCAAGAGCTGA